The Gadus macrocephalus chromosome 13, ASM3116895v1 genome includes a window with the following:
- the LOC132470152 gene encoding G-protein coupled receptor 84-like isoform X2, whose product MEPSAWRDASTRNLTHDSDSVNQTYFSCYHPLVVEYRYFAVLWGCLVTITGTVGNLMTVLAFATDPCIRTRFNVLIVNLALADLLYCALLQPVTTDSYLHLRWRGGALGCRAFGLLLFVSNAVSILTLCLIAVSRYLLVQRRSTFERLFSARGLLLLLPSTWALGLASFSPLWPVYVFVPLVCTCSFHRTRGRPYTTILLFLYFFAGLFCVGVFYLLIYRRVRLAARAVLRHRPSRRSSRKRVAPAAGTEDDSGVSSGGGAPTCTSEVDSQGEPPAHRAGATWYKEPGEPQPTRSALDSHTARARASPEESATTPSATTPPALTPPSTTPPPTSLPSTSPPSKTLPSTSPPSKTPPSTSPPSTTPPSTTPPHATQSSGGDELKRVTRMCFAVFLCFVFCFVPFLLLNLADQRGRAPQILHMFCANLTWLNSCINPLLYAVMNPQFRRSYHLLLTRAFSPLGRLWRALRNRSASC is encoded by the exons ATGGAGCCATCGGCTTGGAGGGACGCCTCAACAAG AAATCTGACCCATGATTCGGACTCAGTTAACCAGACCTACTTCTCCTGCTACCACCCCCTGGTGGTGGAATACCGCTACTTTGCCGTGCTGTGGGGGTGCCTGGTCACGATCACTGGCACAGTGGGGAACCTGATGACCGTCCTGGCCTTCGCCACTGACCCGTGCATCCGGACCCGCTTCAACGTGCTGATCGTCAACCTGGCGCTGGCCGACCTGCTGTACTGCGCGCTGCTGCAGCCCGTCACCACCGACTCCTACCTGCACCTGCGGTGGCGAGGCGGCGCGCTGGGCTGCCGGGCCTTCGGCCTGCTCCTCTTCGTCTCCAACGCCGTGTCCATCCTGACGCTCTGCCTGATTGCCGTGAGCCGCTACCTCCTGGTGCAGCGGAGGTCCACCTTCGAGCGGCTCTTCTCCGCCCGCggcctgctgctcctgctgccctcCACCTGGGCCCTGGGCCTGGCCAGCTTCAGCCCGCTCTGGCCCGTGTACGTCTTCGTGCCTCTGGTCTGCACCTGCAGCTTCCACCGGACGCGGGGCCGCCCCTACACCAccatcctgctcttcctctaCTTCTTCGCGGGGCTTTTCTGCGTGGGCGTCTTCTACCTGCTGATCTACCGGAGGGTCCGCCTGGCGGCCCGGGCCGTCCTCCGCCACCGGCCCAGCCGACGCTCCTCCAGGAAGAGGGTCGCTCCGGCGGCCGGCACGGAGGACGACAGCGGCGTCAGCAGCGGGGGTGGGGCCCCCACGTGCACCAGTGAGGTCGACAGCCAGGGGGAACCGCCCGCACACAGGGCCGGAGCCACGTGGTACAAGGAGCCGGGGGAACCACAGCCGACTCGCTCTGCCCTGGACTCGCACACGGCCAGGGCAAGGGCCTCCCCAGAGGAGTCGGCCACAACCCCGTCAGCCACCACCCCTCCGGCTTTGACCCCACCATCTACGACCCCGCCACCAACGTCCCTTCCgtccac CTCCCCTCCGTCTAAGACCCTTCCgtccacctcccctccatctAAGACCCCTCCGTCCACCTCCCCTCCGTCTACGACCCCTCCATCCACGACCCCCCCCCATGCGACCCAGAGCTCCGGGGGCGACGAGTTGAAGCGGGTGACCCGAATGTGTTTCGCCGTCTTCCTGTGCTTCGTGTTCTGCTTCGTCCCGTTCCTGCTGCTGAACCTGGCCGACCAGAGGGGCCGCGCTCCGCAGATCCTCCACATGTTCTGCGCCAACCTGACCTGGCTCAACAGCTGCATCAACCCGCTGCTCTACGCAGTGATGAACCCCCAGTTCCGCCGGTCCTACCACCTGCTGCTCACCAGGGCCTTCTCGCCCCTGGGCCGTCTCTGGAGGGCCCTGAGGAACAGGTCGGCCTCCTGCTAG
- the LOC132470152 gene encoding G-protein coupled receptor 84-like isoform X1, which produces MEPSAWRDASTRNLTHDSDSVNQTYFSCYHPLVVEYRYFAVLWGCLVTITGTVGNLMTVLAFATDPCIRTRFNVLIVNLALADLLYCALLQPVTTDSYLHLRWRGGALGCRAFGLLLFVSNAVSILTLCLIAVSRYLLVQRRSTFERLFSARGLLLLLPSTWALGLASFSPLWPVYVFVPLVCTCSFHRTRGRPYTTILLFLYFFAGLFCVGVFYLLIYRRVRLAARAVLRHRPSRRSSRKRVAPAAGTEDDSGVSSGGGAPTCTSEVDSQGEPPAHRAGATWYKEPGEPQPTRSALDSHTARARASPEESATTPSATTPPALTPPSTTPPPTSLPSTSPPSKTPPSTSPPSKTLPSTSPPSKTPPSTSPPSTTPPSTTPPHATQSSGGDELKRVTRMCFAVFLCFVFCFVPFLLLNLADQRGRAPQILHMFCANLTWLNSCINPLLYAVMNPQFRRSYHLLLTRAFSPLGRLWRALRNRSASC; this is translated from the exons ATGGAGCCATCGGCTTGGAGGGACGCCTCAACAAG AAATCTGACCCATGATTCGGACTCAGTTAACCAGACCTACTTCTCCTGCTACCACCCCCTGGTGGTGGAATACCGCTACTTTGCCGTGCTGTGGGGGTGCCTGGTCACGATCACTGGCACAGTGGGGAACCTGATGACCGTCCTGGCCTTCGCCACTGACCCGTGCATCCGGACCCGCTTCAACGTGCTGATCGTCAACCTGGCGCTGGCCGACCTGCTGTACTGCGCGCTGCTGCAGCCCGTCACCACCGACTCCTACCTGCACCTGCGGTGGCGAGGCGGCGCGCTGGGCTGCCGGGCCTTCGGCCTGCTCCTCTTCGTCTCCAACGCCGTGTCCATCCTGACGCTCTGCCTGATTGCCGTGAGCCGCTACCTCCTGGTGCAGCGGAGGTCCACCTTCGAGCGGCTCTTCTCCGCCCGCggcctgctgctcctgctgccctcCACCTGGGCCCTGGGCCTGGCCAGCTTCAGCCCGCTCTGGCCCGTGTACGTCTTCGTGCCTCTGGTCTGCACCTGCAGCTTCCACCGGACGCGGGGCCGCCCCTACACCAccatcctgctcttcctctaCTTCTTCGCGGGGCTTTTCTGCGTGGGCGTCTTCTACCTGCTGATCTACCGGAGGGTCCGCCTGGCGGCCCGGGCCGTCCTCCGCCACCGGCCCAGCCGACGCTCCTCCAGGAAGAGGGTCGCTCCGGCGGCCGGCACGGAGGACGACAGCGGCGTCAGCAGCGGGGGTGGGGCCCCCACGTGCACCAGTGAGGTCGACAGCCAGGGGGAACCGCCCGCACACAGGGCCGGAGCCACGTGGTACAAGGAGCCGGGGGAACCACAGCCGACTCGCTCTGCCCTGGACTCGCACACGGCCAGGGCAAGGGCCTCCCCAGAGGAGTCGGCCACAACCCCGTCAGCCACCACCCCTCCGGCTTTGACCCCACCATCTACGACCCCGCCACCAACGTCCCTTCCgtccacctcccctccatctAAGACCCCTCCGTCCACCTCCCCTCCGTCTAAGACCCTTCCgtccacctcccctccatctAAGACCCCTCCGTCCACCTCCCCTCCGTCTACGACCCCTCCATCCACGACCCCCCCCCATGCGACCCAGAGCTCCGGGGGCGACGAGTTGAAGCGGGTGACCCGAATGTGTTTCGCCGTCTTCCTGTGCTTCGTGTTCTGCTTCGTCCCGTTCCTGCTGCTGAACCTGGCCGACCAGAGGGGCCGCGCTCCGCAGATCCTCCACATGTTCTGCGCCAACCTGACCTGGCTCAACAGCTGCATCAACCCGCTGCTCTACGCAGTGATGAACCCCCAGTTCCGCCGGTCCTACCACCTGCTGCTCACCAGGGCCTTCTCGCCCCTGGGCCGTCTCTGGAGGGCCCTGAGGAACAGGTCGGCCTCCTGCTAG
- the LOC132470152 gene encoding G-protein coupled receptor 84-like isoform X3 — MEPSAWRDASTRNLTHDSDSVNQTYFSCYHPLVVEYRYFAVLWGCLVTITGTVGNLMTVLAFATDPCIRTRFNVLIVNLALADLLYCALLQPVTTDSYLHLRWRGGALGCRAFGLLLFVSNAVSILTLCLIAVSRYLLVQRRSTFERLFSARGLLLLLPSTWALGLASFSPLWPVYVFVPLVCTCSFHRTRGRPYTTILLFLYFFAGLFCVGVFYLLIYRRVRLAARAVLRHRPSRRSSRKRVAPAAGTEDDSGVSSGGGAPTCTSEVDSQGEPPAHRAGATWYKEPGEPQPTRSALDSHTARARASPEESATTPSATTPPALTPPSTTPPPTSLPSTSPPSKTPPSTSPPSKTPPSTSPPSTTPPSTTPPHATQSSGGDELKRVTRMCFAVFLCFVFCFVPFLLLNLADQRGRAPQILHMFCANLTWLNSCINPLLYAVMNPQFRRSYHLLLTRAFSPLGRLWRALRNRSASC; from the exons ATGGAGCCATCGGCTTGGAGGGACGCCTCAACAAG AAATCTGACCCATGATTCGGACTCAGTTAACCAGACCTACTTCTCCTGCTACCACCCCCTGGTGGTGGAATACCGCTACTTTGCCGTGCTGTGGGGGTGCCTGGTCACGATCACTGGCACAGTGGGGAACCTGATGACCGTCCTGGCCTTCGCCACTGACCCGTGCATCCGGACCCGCTTCAACGTGCTGATCGTCAACCTGGCGCTGGCCGACCTGCTGTACTGCGCGCTGCTGCAGCCCGTCACCACCGACTCCTACCTGCACCTGCGGTGGCGAGGCGGCGCGCTGGGCTGCCGGGCCTTCGGCCTGCTCCTCTTCGTCTCCAACGCCGTGTCCATCCTGACGCTCTGCCTGATTGCCGTGAGCCGCTACCTCCTGGTGCAGCGGAGGTCCACCTTCGAGCGGCTCTTCTCCGCCCGCggcctgctgctcctgctgccctcCACCTGGGCCCTGGGCCTGGCCAGCTTCAGCCCGCTCTGGCCCGTGTACGTCTTCGTGCCTCTGGTCTGCACCTGCAGCTTCCACCGGACGCGGGGCCGCCCCTACACCAccatcctgctcttcctctaCTTCTTCGCGGGGCTTTTCTGCGTGGGCGTCTTCTACCTGCTGATCTACCGGAGGGTCCGCCTGGCGGCCCGGGCCGTCCTCCGCCACCGGCCCAGCCGACGCTCCTCCAGGAAGAGGGTCGCTCCGGCGGCCGGCACGGAGGACGACAGCGGCGTCAGCAGCGGGGGTGGGGCCCCCACGTGCACCAGTGAGGTCGACAGCCAGGGGGAACCGCCCGCACACAGGGCCGGAGCCACGTGGTACAAGGAGCCGGGGGAACCACAGCCGACTCGCTCTGCCCTGGACTCGCACACGGCCAGGGCAAGGGCCTCCCCAGAGGAGTCGGCCACAACCCCGTCAGCCACCACCCCTCCGGCTTTGACCCCACCATCTACGACCCCGCCACCAACGTCCCTTCCgtccacctcccctccatctAAGACCCCTCCGTCCAC ctcccctccatctAAGACCCCTCCGTCCACCTCCCCTCCGTCTACGACCCCTCCATCCACGACCCCCCCCCATGCGACCCAGAGCTCCGGGGGCGACGAGTTGAAGCGGGTGACCCGAATGTGTTTCGCCGTCTTCCTGTGCTTCGTGTTCTGCTTCGTCCCGTTCCTGCTGCTGAACCTGGCCGACCAGAGGGGCCGCGCTCCGCAGATCCTCCACATGTTCTGCGCCAACCTGACCTGGCTCAACAGCTGCATCAACCCGCTGCTCTACGCAGTGATGAACCCCCAGTTCCGCCGGTCCTACCACCTGCTGCTCACCAGGGCCTTCTCGCCCCTGGGCCGTCTCTGGAGGGCCCTGAGGAACAGGTCGGCCTCCTGCTAG
- the LOC132470152 gene encoding G-protein coupled receptor 84-like isoform X4 translates to MEPSAWRDASTRNLTHDSDSVNQTYFSCYHPLVVEYRYFAVLWGCLVTITGTVGNLMTVLAFATDPCIRTRFNVLIVNLALADLLYCALLQPVTTDSYLHLRWRGGALGCRAFGLLLFVSNAVSILTLCLIAVSRYLLVQRRSTFERLFSARGLLLLLPSTWALGLASFSPLWPVYVFVPLVCTCSFHRTRGRPYTTILLFLYFFAGLFCVGVFYLLIYRRVRLAARAVLRHRPSRRSSRKRVAPAAGTEDDSGVSSGGGAPTCTSEVDSQGEPPAHRAGATWYKEPGEPQPTRSALDSHTARARASPEESATTPSATTPPALTPPSTTPPPTSLPSTSPPSKTPPSTSPPSKTLPSTTPPSTTPPHATQSSGGDELKRVTRMCFAVFLCFVFCFVPFLLLNLADQRGRAPQILHMFCANLTWLNSCINPLLYAVMNPQFRRSYHLLLTRAFSPLGRLWRALRNRSASC, encoded by the exons ATGGAGCCATCGGCTTGGAGGGACGCCTCAACAAG AAATCTGACCCATGATTCGGACTCAGTTAACCAGACCTACTTCTCCTGCTACCACCCCCTGGTGGTGGAATACCGCTACTTTGCCGTGCTGTGGGGGTGCCTGGTCACGATCACTGGCACAGTGGGGAACCTGATGACCGTCCTGGCCTTCGCCACTGACCCGTGCATCCGGACCCGCTTCAACGTGCTGATCGTCAACCTGGCGCTGGCCGACCTGCTGTACTGCGCGCTGCTGCAGCCCGTCACCACCGACTCCTACCTGCACCTGCGGTGGCGAGGCGGCGCGCTGGGCTGCCGGGCCTTCGGCCTGCTCCTCTTCGTCTCCAACGCCGTGTCCATCCTGACGCTCTGCCTGATTGCCGTGAGCCGCTACCTCCTGGTGCAGCGGAGGTCCACCTTCGAGCGGCTCTTCTCCGCCCGCggcctgctgctcctgctgccctcCACCTGGGCCCTGGGCCTGGCCAGCTTCAGCCCGCTCTGGCCCGTGTACGTCTTCGTGCCTCTGGTCTGCACCTGCAGCTTCCACCGGACGCGGGGCCGCCCCTACACCAccatcctgctcttcctctaCTTCTTCGCGGGGCTTTTCTGCGTGGGCGTCTTCTACCTGCTGATCTACCGGAGGGTCCGCCTGGCGGCCCGGGCCGTCCTCCGCCACCGGCCCAGCCGACGCTCCTCCAGGAAGAGGGTCGCTCCGGCGGCCGGCACGGAGGACGACAGCGGCGTCAGCAGCGGGGGTGGGGCCCCCACGTGCACCAGTGAGGTCGACAGCCAGGGGGAACCGCCCGCACACAGGGCCGGAGCCACGTGGTACAAGGAGCCGGGGGAACCACAGCCGACTCGCTCTGCCCTGGACTCGCACACGGCCAGGGCAAGGGCCTCCCCAGAGGAGTCGGCCACAACCCCGTCAGCCACCACCCCTCCGGCTTTGACCCCACCATCTACGACCCCGCCACCAACGTCCCTTCCgtccacctcccctccatctAAGACCCCTCCGTCCACCTCCCCTCCGTCTAAGACCCTTCCgtccac GACCCCTCCATCCACGACCCCCCCCCATGCGACCCAGAGCTCCGGGGGCGACGAGTTGAAGCGGGTGACCCGAATGTGTTTCGCCGTCTTCCTGTGCTTCGTGTTCTGCTTCGTCCCGTTCCTGCTGCTGAACCTGGCCGACCAGAGGGGCCGCGCTCCGCAGATCCTCCACATGTTCTGCGCCAACCTGACCTGGCTCAACAGCTGCATCAACCCGCTGCTCTACGCAGTGATGAACCCCCAGTTCCGCCGGTCCTACCACCTGCTGCTCACCAGGGCCTTCTCGCCCCTGGGCCGTCTCTGGAGGGCCCTGAGGAACAGGTCGGCCTCCTGCTAG
- the LOC132470157 gene encoding G-protein coupled receptor 84-like, with protein MEPSAWRDASTRNLTHDSDSVNQTYFSCYHPLVVEYRYFAVLWGCLVTITGTVGNLMTVLAFATDPCVRTRFNVLIVNLALADLLYCALLQPVATDSFLHLRWRGGALGCRAFGLLLFVSNAVSVLTLCLIAVSRYLLVQRRSTFERLFSARGLLLLLPSTWALGLASFGPLWPVYVFVPQVCTCSFHRTRGRPYTTILFVLYFFTGLFCVSVFYLLIHRRVRLAAWAVLRHRPSRRSSRKRVAPAAGTEDDSGVSSGGAPTCTSEVDSQGEPPAHRAGATWYEEPGEPQPTRSVLDSHTARARASPEESATTPSATTPPALTPPSTTPPPTSLPSTSPPSKTPPSTSPPSTTPPSTTPPHATQSSGGDELKRLTRMCFAVFLCYLFSFVPFLLLNLADQRVRAPQILYMFCANLTWLNSCINPLLYAVMNPQFRRSYHLLLTRAFSPLGRLWRALRNRSASCQSSTTDR; from the exons ATGGAGCCATCGGCTTGGAGGGACGCCTCAACAAG AAATCTGACCCATGATTCGGACTCAGTTAACCAGACCTACTTCTCCTGCTACCACCCCCTGGTGGTGGAATACCGCTACTTTGCCGTGCTGTGGGGGTGCCTGGTCACGATCACTGGCACCGTGGGGAACCTGATGACTGTCCTGGCCTTCGCCACTGACCCGTGCGTCCGGACCCGCTTCAACGTGCTGATCGTCAACCTGGCGCTGGCCGACCTGCTGTACTGCGCACTGCTGCAGCCCGTCGCCACCGACTCCTTCCTGCACCTGCGGTGGCGAGGCGGCGCGCTGGGCTGCCGGGCCTTCGGCCTGCTCCTCTTCGTCTCAAACGCCGTGTCCGTCCTCACGCTCTGCCTGATCGCCGTGAGCCGCTATCTCCTGGTGCAGCGGAGGTCCACCTTCGAGCGGCTCTTCTCCGCCCGCggcctgctgctcctgctgccctcCACCTGGGCCCTGGGCCTGGCCAGCTTCGGCCCGCTCTGGCCCGTGTACGTCTTCGTGCCTCAGGTCTGCACCTGCAGCTTCCACCGGACGCGGGGCCGCCCCTACACCACCATCCTTTTCGTCCTCTACTTCTTCACGGGGCTGTTCTGCGTGAGCGTCTTCTACCTGCTGATCCACCGGAGGGTCCGCCTGGCGGCCTGGGCCGTCCTCCGCCACCGGCCCAGCCGACGCTCCTCCAGGAAGAGGGTCGCTCCGGCGGCCGGGACGGAGGACGACAGCGGCGTCAGCAGCGGGGGGGCCCCCACGTGCACCAGTGAGGTCGACAGCCAGGGGGAACCGCCCGCACACAGGGCCGGAGCCACGTGGTACGAGGAGCCGGGGGAACCACAGCCGACTCGCTCTGTCCTGGACTCGCACACGGCCAGGGCAAGGGCCTCCCCAGAGGAGTCGGCCACAACCCCGTCAGCCACCACCCCTCCGGCTTTGACCCCACCATCTACGACCCCGCCACCAACGTCCCTTCCgtccacctcccctccatctAAGACCCCTCCGTCCACCTCCCCTCCGTCTACGACCCCTCCATCCACGACCCCCCCCCATGCGACCCAGAGCTCCGGGGGCGACGAGTTAAAGCGGTTGACCCGAATGTGTTTCGCCGTCTTCCTGTGTTATCTGTTCAGCTTCGTCCCGTTCCTGCTGCTGAACCTGGCCGACCAGAGGGTCCGCGCTCCGCAGATCCTCTACATGTTCTGCGCCAACCTGACCTGGCTCAACAGCTGCATCAACCCGCTGCTCTACGCAGTGATGAACCCCCAGTTCCGCCGGTCGTACCACCTGCTGCTCACCAGGGCCTTCTCGCCCCTGGGCCGTCTCTGGAGGGCCCTGAGGAACAGGTCGGCCTCCTGCCAGTCCTCCACGACAGACCGCTGA
- the LOC132470164 gene encoding G-protein coupled receptor 84-like: MEPSAWRDASTRNLTHDWDSVNQTYFSCYHPLVVEYRYFAVLWGCLVTITGTVGNLMTILAFATDPCVRTRFNVLIVNLALADLLYCALLQPVTTDSYLHLRWRGGALGCRAFGLLLTVSNAVSILTLCLIAVSRYLLVQQRSTFERLFSARGLLLLLPSTWALGLASFGPLWPVYVFVPLVCTCSFHRTRGRPYTTILFVLYFFTGLFCVGVFYLLIHRRVRLAARAVLRHRPSRRSSRKRVAPAAGTEDDSGVSSRGGAPTCTSEVDSQGEPPAHRAGATWYEEPGEPQPTRSALDSHTARARASPEEPATTLPSTSPPSKTPPSTSPPSTTPPSMTPPHATQSSGGDELKRLTRMCFAVFLCFVFCFVPFLLLNLADQRGRAPQILYMFCANLTWLNSCINPLLYAVMNPQFRRSYHLLLTRAFSPQGRLWRALRNRSASC, translated from the exons ATGGAGCCATCGGCTTGGAGGGACGCCTCAACAAG AAATCTGACCCATGATTGGGACTCAGTTAACCAGACCTACTTCTCCTGCTACCACCCCCTGGTGGTGGAATACCGCTACTTTGCCGTGCTATGGGGGTGCCTGGTCACGATCACTGGCACCGTGGGGAACCTGATGACCATCCTGGCCTTCGCCACTGACCCGTGCGTCCGGACCCGCTTCAACGTGCTGATCGTCAACCTGGCGCTGGCCGACCTGCTGTACTGCGCGCTGCTGCAGCCCGTCACCACCGACTCCTACCTGCACCTGCGGTGGCGAGGCGGCGCGCTGGGCTGCCGGGCCTTCGGCCTGCTCCTCACCGTCTCCAACGCCGTGTCCATCCTCACGCTCTGCCTGATCGCCGTGAGCCGCTACCTCCTGGTGCAGCAGAGGTCCACCTTCGAGCGGCTCTTCTCCGCCCGCggcctgctgctcctgctgccctcCACCTGGGCCCTGGGCCTGGCCAGCTTCGGCCCGCTCTGGCCCGTGTACGTCTTCGTGCCTCTGGTCTGCACCTGCAGCTTCCACCGGACGCGGGGCCGCCCCTACACCACCATCCTTTTCGTCCTCTACTTCTTCACGGGGCTGTTCTGCGTGGGCGTCTTCTACCTGCTGATCCACCGGAGGGTCCGCCTGGCGGCCCGGGCCGTCCTCCGCCACCGGCCCAGCCGACGCTCCTCCAGGAAGAGGGTCGCTCCGGCGGCCGGGACGGAGGACGACAGCGGCGTCAGCAGCAGAGGTGGGGCCCCCACGTGCACCAGTGAGGTCGACAGCCAGGGGGAACCGCCCGCACACAGGGCCGGAGCCACGTGGTACGAGGAGCCGGGGGAACCACAGCCGACTCGCTCTGCCCTGGACTCGCACACGGCCAGGGCAAGGGCCTCCCCAGAGGAGCCGGCCACCACCCTTCCatccacctcacctccatctAAGACCCCTCCGTCCACCTCCCCTCCGTCTACGACCCCTCCATCCATGACCCCCCCCCATGCGACCCAGAGCTCCGGGGGTGACGAGTTAAAGCGGTTGACCCGAATGTGTTTCGCCGTCTTCCTGTGCTTCGTGTTCTGCTTCGTCCCGTTCCTGCTGCTGAACCTGGCCGACCAGAGGGGCCGCGCTCCGCAGATCCTCTACATGTTCTGCGCCAACCTGACCTGGCTCAACAGCTGCATCAACCCGCTGCTCTACGCAGTGATGAACCCCCAGTTCCGCCGGTCCTACCACCTGCTGCTCACCAGGGCCTTCTCGCCCCAGGGCCGTCTCTGGAGGGCCCTGAGGAACAGGTCGGCCTCCTGCTAG